A part of Pseudomonas sp. HR96 genomic DNA contains:
- a CDS encoding DoxX-like family protein, with protein sequence MNPVRQVHWLARGSLAFMFAYHGLVPKLIQLSPGEQLLLRAHGLENAAWLSQAAGVAELVLAAVLVFLPRLAWPLLFSGAILLALLVDVAVVQPAMLVDAFNPVTLNVAGMALGWIGWVTGGGWGKVL encoded by the coding sequence GTGAACCCGGTCCGCCAGGTGCACTGGCTGGCACGGGGCAGCCTGGCGTTCATGTTCGCCTACCACGGCCTGGTGCCGAAACTCATCCAGCTGAGCCCCGGCGAACAGCTGCTGCTGCGCGCCCACGGCCTGGAAAACGCGGCCTGGTTGTCCCAGGCGGCCGGCGTGGCCGAGCTGGTGCTGGCGGCGGTGTTGGTGTTTTTGCCCAGGTTGGCGTGGCCGTTGCTGTTCAGCGGGGCGATCTTGCTGGCATTGCTGGTGGATGTGGCGGTGGTGCAGCCGGCGATGCTGGTCGATGCGTTCAATCCGGTGACGTTGAATGTGGCGGGGATGGCGTTGGGTTGGATTGGGTGGGTGACGGGTGGGGGTTGGGGGAAGGTTCTGTAG
- a CDS encoding thiol-disulfide oxidoreductase DCC family protein codes for MPTSRVRPTPAPLQAAGETVVLFDGVCKLCNGWAKFLIRHDRQHRVRLATVQSPEGQALLAWAGLPEDAFDTMAVIRDRHYWVRSEAFFEVAAQLPAAWPLLRGLRVVPQWLRDWAYDRIAFNRYRLFGKHDVCLLPTADHPRRFLQGPQ; via the coding sequence ATGCCGACCTCACGAGTCCGCCCTACTCCCGCGCCGCTGCAGGCCGCGGGTGAAACCGTGGTGCTGTTCGACGGCGTCTGCAAGCTGTGCAACGGCTGGGCAAAGTTTCTGATCCGCCATGACCGCCAGCATCGCGTGCGCCTGGCCACGGTCCAGTCCCCTGAAGGCCAGGCCCTGCTGGCCTGGGCCGGCTTGCCCGAGGATGCCTTCGACACCATGGCAGTGATCCGCGACCGGCACTACTGGGTGCGCTCGGAGGCGTTCTTCGAGGTGGCTGCGCAGTTACCCGCCGCCTGGCCGCTGCTGCGCGGGCTGCGGGTGGTGCCGCAGTGGTTGCGTGACTGGGCCTACGACCGCATTGCCTTCAACCGCTATCGCCTGTTCGGCAAACACGACGTCTGCCTGCTGCCCACCGCCGATCACCCGCGGCGCTTTCTCCAGGGCCCACAGTGA
- a CDS encoding saccharopine dehydrogenase family protein gives MRIIVIGGLGNFGARICQRLAQVPGLQVIAASRRPHHSVHRFESGVTLATVALDIFAADFQARLVAAAPELVIHCAGPFQGQDYRVALATCAAGAHYLDLADGRDFVAHFAAQVDAAAKAAGVLAVSGASSVPGLSSAVVDQLGQSLARIDAIGTVIAPGQQAARGVATIQAVFGYAGQAFARWNGGRWARQYGWQDIRRFSFAGLAPRWGAACDVPDLALFPERYPSVRDVEFHAALELTVQHVALWVAAALARLGIRLPMARWGAGLDRLSALVLDRFGSDVGGMRVQVSGLRADGAARCLTWELTAPAGHGPQIPCMAAVLLACKLARGELALRGGRTCMGLLTLKEFDAEFQRWNIQTQITEQAR, from the coding sequence ATGCGCATCATTGTCATCGGAGGGCTGGGCAACTTTGGCGCGCGGATCTGTCAGCGGCTCGCGCAAGTGCCTGGCTTGCAGGTCATCGCTGCCAGTCGCAGGCCGCACCACAGCGTGCACAGGTTCGAGTCGGGCGTGACCCTGGCGACGGTCGCCCTGGATATTTTTGCTGCCGACTTCCAAGCCCGTCTGGTTGCCGCGGCGCCCGAGCTGGTCATTCACTGCGCGGGGCCGTTTCAGGGGCAGGACTACCGGGTGGCGCTGGCGACCTGCGCGGCGGGCGCGCACTACCTGGATCTGGCCGATGGCCGAGATTTCGTTGCCCATTTCGCGGCCCAGGTCGATGCAGCGGCCAAGGCGGCGGGGGTGCTGGCGGTGTCCGGCGCCAGCAGCGTTCCCGGGTTGTCTTCGGCCGTGGTCGACCAGCTGGGCCAGTCGCTGGCGCGCATCGACGCCATTGGTACGGTCATCGCCCCTGGCCAGCAGGCGGCCAGGGGGGTCGCCACCATCCAGGCGGTGTTCGGCTACGCCGGCCAGGCGTTCGCCCGCTGGAACGGCGGGCGCTGGGCCCGGCAATATGGCTGGCAGGATATCCGCCGCTTCAGCTTCGCCGGGTTGGCGCCACGCTGGGGGGCGGCGTGCGACGTACCGGACCTGGCGTTGTTCCCCGAACGCTACCCCAGCGTGCGCGATGTCGAGTTTCATGCCGCCCTGGAGTTGACCGTGCAGCATGTTGCGCTCTGGGTGGCTGCGGCGCTGGCCCGGCTGGGCATCCGCCTGCCGATGGCGCGTTGGGGTGCAGGCCTGGACCGGCTCAGTGCGCTGGTGCTTGACCGTTTTGGCAGCGACGTCGGCGGCATGCGCGTGCAGGTGAGCGGGCTGCGGGCGGACGGCGCAGCGCGTTGCCTGACCTGGGAGCTGACCGCGCCGGCCGGGCACGGGCCGCAAATCCCTTGCATGGCGGCGGTCCTGCTGGCCTGCAAGCTGGCCAGGGGCGAGCTGGCGCTTCGCGGGGGCCGCACCTGCATGGGCTTGCTGACTCTGAAGGAATTCGACGCCGAGTTTCAGCGCTGGAATATCCAGACGCAGATCACCGAGCAAGCGCGATGA
- a CDS encoding DUF3313 domain-containing protein: MNTASGYLLGFVLSSLLLGGCTSQITQTQEYSGYLSAYNNLQPVTTSSGQTAMRWVSPSWNPNAYDTVVFNRLELYPMPRPNERVNRQTFQQLQDEMTDNARGVLGQKYQLVPTTQYARPGAKVLILRAAITGVNASNQGMRWYEVIPVAAVIGGVSSITGHRDQDTELYIEAEFIDAVNHQTVARVVRKVFGRTLDNASQPVTSDDFKRAIGALTRDLQAFTSNAPGY, translated from the coding sequence ATGAACACAGCGTCTGGTTACCTGCTTGGTTTTGTCTTGAGCAGCCTGCTACTGGGGGGGTGTACCTCGCAGATCACGCAAACGCAGGAGTATTCCGGTTACCTGAGCGCCTACAACAACCTGCAGCCGGTCACCACCAGCAGTGGCCAGACCGCCATGCGTTGGGTCAGTCCGTCGTGGAACCCCAACGCTTACGACACGGTGGTCTTCAACCGGCTCGAACTCTACCCGATGCCCCGGCCCAACGAGCGGGTCAACCGGCAGACGTTCCAGCAGCTGCAGGACGAGATGACCGACAACGCCCGTGGTGTGCTGGGCCAAAAGTATCAGCTGGTGCCCACGACGCAGTACGCCAGGCCGGGCGCGAAGGTGCTGATCCTGCGCGCGGCCATTACCGGGGTCAATGCCTCGAACCAGGGCATGCGCTGGTATGAGGTGATTCCGGTAGCGGCGGTGATCGGCGGCGTGTCGTCGATCACCGGGCATCGCGACCAGGATACCGAGCTGTACATCGAGGCCGAATTCATCGATGCCGTCAACCATCAAACGGTGGCCAGAGTGGTGCGCAAGGTGTTCGGCCGGACACTCGACAACGCCAGTCAACCGGTCACCAGCGATGACTTCAAGAGGGCGATCGGCGCGTTGACCCGCGATTTGCAGGCATTCACCAGCAACGCCCCAGGCTATTGA
- a CDS encoding HAD family hydrolase, with product MITLKAILCVNWLRCMTLALLLPVLAQAGEPLASWNDGPAKASITRFVQAVTTEGSQDFVRPGERLAVFDNDGTLWSEQPLYFQLLFALDEVKRQAPQHPEWKATQPFKAVLENDRQALAAAGVDGLLKIVAATSTGITSEAFTANAKAWLAQARHPKTGKPYTEMVFQPMLELLDYLRANGFKTYIVSGGEVAFMRAFAEQVYGIPPEQVIGSTFQTRFQPDEGQPSILRLPKLAHNDDGPGKPESIEAIIGRRPILAFGNSDGDLQMLQWTAAGSGKRFAGLVHHTDARREWAYDRQSRVGTLNKALDEANERGWTVVDMARDWKRVYPFEAP from the coding sequence ATGATCACATTGAAAGCAATCCTTTGTGTGAACTGGCTGCGCTGCATGACCCTGGCGTTGCTGCTGCCCGTGCTGGCCCAGGCCGGCGAACCCCTGGCCTCGTGGAACGACGGGCCAGCCAAGGCTTCGATCACCCGTTTCGTCCAGGCCGTGACCACCGAGGGCAGCCAGGACTTCGTCCGCCCCGGCGAACGCCTCGCGGTGTTCGACAACGACGGCACGCTGTGGAGCGAGCAACCGCTGTATTTCCAGCTGCTGTTCGCCCTCGATGAAGTCAAGCGCCAGGCGCCCCAACATCCAGAGTGGAAAGCGACGCAGCCGTTCAAGGCGGTGCTGGAAAATGACCGTCAGGCATTGGCTGCAGCAGGCGTCGACGGTTTACTGAAAATCGTCGCGGCCACCAGCACCGGCATCACCAGCGAGGCCTTCACGGCCAATGCCAAGGCCTGGCTGGCCCAGGCCAGGCACCCAAAAACCGGCAAACCCTATACCGAAATGGTCTTCCAGCCCATGCTGGAACTGCTCGACTACCTGCGGGCAAACGGCTTCAAGACCTATATCGTGTCAGGCGGCGAAGTCGCCTTCATGCGCGCCTTTGCCGAGCAGGTCTACGGCATACCGCCGGAACAGGTGATCGGCAGCACATTCCAGACCCGGTTTCAGCCGGATGAAGGCCAACCGTCCATCCTGCGACTGCCCAAGCTTGCGCACAACGACGACGGCCCCGGCAAACCGGAGAGCATCGAAGCGATCATCGGCCGGCGGCCGATCCTGGCGTTCGGCAATTCCGACGGCGACCTGCAGATGTTGCAGTGGACCGCCGCCGGCAGCGGCAAGCGTTTCGCCGGCCTGGTGCACCACACCGACGCGAGACGCGAGTGGGCCTATGATCGCCAGTCCAGAGTCGGCACGCTGAACAAGGCGCTGGACGAGGCGAACGAGCGAGGCTGGACCGTCGTTGATATGGCCAGGGACTGGAAGCGCGTCTACCCGTTCGAGGCCCCGTAG
- a CDS encoding AI-2E family transporter: protein MNALSPRSGALSRVLLDVLIRAGLIAALAMFCFDLFRPFLNLVMWSLILAVTLYPLHQRLAARLGQRRVIASIILVALGLVCLIAPVGLLGASIAETIRTGVKSFEAGQLELPAPPASVEQWPMVGEPLYSLWLQASQNLTWAFQQLMPHLKGWSGIALHHAAGIGTGIVTFLLALLIAGWVMAEGAAGRRVAEAIASRLFNPALGPQMVDLCTSTIRAVAQGVVGIAFIQMVLLGVGFVVMGIPLSGLLALIILLMGIVQLPVVIVVVPVVIYAFAHFGSGVGTIAFAVWTVLAGLAEHVLKPLLLGRGVAVPMPVILIGALGGMISNGIIGLFIGPVMLAVGYALFNRWVQGPEPVPSVILPAD from the coding sequence ATGAATGCCTTGTCACCCCGTTCCGGGGCCCTGTCCCGGGTACTGCTCGATGTACTGATCCGCGCCGGCTTGATCGCGGCGCTGGCGATGTTCTGCTTCGACCTGTTCCGGCCCTTCCTCAACCTGGTGATGTGGTCGCTGATTCTGGCGGTCACCCTCTACCCGCTGCACCAGCGGTTGGCCGCGCGGCTGGGCCAGCGCCGCGTCATCGCCTCGATCATCCTGGTGGCCCTGGGCCTGGTGTGCCTGATCGCTCCTGTGGGGCTGCTGGGCGCTTCGATTGCCGAGACGATTCGCACCGGGGTCAAGTCATTCGAAGCCGGGCAGCTGGAGCTTCCCGCGCCCCCGGCCAGCGTCGAGCAATGGCCGATGGTGGGCGAGCCGCTGTACTCGCTCTGGCTGCAGGCCTCGCAGAATCTGACCTGGGCATTCCAGCAGCTGATGCCGCACCTCAAGGGCTGGAGCGGCATCGCGCTGCATCACGCGGCCGGCATCGGCACCGGCATTGTCACCTTCCTGCTGGCGTTGCTGATTGCCGGCTGGGTCATGGCCGAAGGCGCCGCCGGGCGACGGGTGGCGGAGGCGATCGCCTCGCGCTTGTTCAATCCGGCACTGGGTCCGCAGATGGTCGACCTGTGCACGTCCACCATCCGCGCCGTGGCGCAGGGCGTGGTCGGTATTGCGTTCATTCAGATGGTGCTGCTCGGGGTCGGCTTTGTGGTCATGGGCATCCCGCTGTCGGGGCTGCTGGCACTGATCATCCTGCTGATGGGCATCGTGCAGCTGCCCGTGGTGATCGTCGTGGTGCCGGTGGTGATCTACGCATTCGCCCATTTTGGCAGCGGTGTCGGCACCATTGCATTTGCGGTGTGGACGGTGCTGGCCGGGCTGGCCGAACACGTGCTCAAGCCGTTGCTGCTGGGCCGAGGGGTGGCCGTGCCGATGCCGGTTATCTTGATTGGCGCGCTGGGAGGGATGATCAGCAATGGCATCATTGGGCTGTTCATTGGCCCGGTGATGTTGGCGGTGGGGTATGCATTGTTCAATCGCTGGGTGCAAGGCCCTGAACCCGTGCCGAGCGTGATCCTGCCGGCTGATTGA
- a CDS encoding AAA family ATPase yields the protein MTTRPPHNPLSPQAHARAQVEGFDEHWLRHLHWTLLDEDGGLVRWRVRSPIATRDWLILRPRSDASDADFRRMEREWNLAGELHAAWALVPVAQLHTPEGPITVFDDHGGQPLTALADGKISVERFLRLATSAAAALAGAHRHGLVHCDIKPANLMLGRDDQVRLSGFALARRLGEHPASAGGIYGSLPYMSPEQGGRLAQVADQRSDLYSLGVSFYELLTGHLPFDAHDPVAWLHQHVAVPAPALSLWRDDLPPALQPLLEDLLAKTPDARTANADALELRLREALSEWNEFGHLSAQRLAATPARTQHELPLPSRTALLNQLIDASQRLQRRQPGGVILLGAAAGMGKTTLARQLRRHLGSSPVLFAGARFEAGQQHRPYAAIAGMLGALLARLAGLGAKALADWRERLLAATAPHGQLLARLVPELEQVTGPLPPSNEPAEGDARGRLRHLLLRTWRALTGPQHPLIVLLDDLHWLDDASLALLCELRREDFDHLLLLGACRDDQAHRNPLLEQWIAHCHSLQIPLTLLPLPDLTLADTRALVHACPGVAEAQVDQLAECLHPRTAGNPLFISQLLQAMQELPHAGEGQADAALSDIFALMGTRLARLPERTAQLLYRMALFGQHAPRAELALAGQLSVNQLPPVLAPAIHAGLIREDHSGLSFCHDSVRDAARALQPAERHGAEHAAIAWRLVGSLGPAPSSDSLFRLAAQVLQATVSGLPALWRRRFIEVLAQAALRAKEAAAAPFALQYLAQAQHLLSLDGRQRDRDSQYQLGYLQAQCLILNGDYGQADAQIVELLELARSAVAVTPLYLLKSEVMALAGDYPAAVQAAVDGLAVVGLRIASDPDDAQVQAAAQALDEHLAGRSIASLIDLPELDNATVARQIELLARAVIPGSFIRANLMFVLLCHAVRLTLQHGISPAGAQACAWFGVASAHRNDAHARGLQWAHLALQLVERHAYHPHKAPALLVLGQLSVWQQPLSQALGYAEQALRESLASDMPSMACYANNHIVSDLLVMGAPIERILRQIDTGLGMARNLEFADSQNILFIQALYIRRLAGTPQGAVSIPSRAELGRRLAHTRHGRALFWWSLFEGLFFYLEGNFAEAGAHLDRAWAQSWVTPAHIHLIDLALFSVLNAAASLGQAAGADVQARATLQRGMQRLRYFADLNPRAFADRHDLALAEVLRADGQLLEALQQYDRAIARAIACGAVHIQGLAYELASRCHLQLGLQVSARAHQRQARDAWRRWGALALAEQMEAAHPHLQTAPSATRASVELPGGQQQLDLLSITKACQALSREIELDRLIETLLSNTLVHAGASHAVLLLLDEGGLRVRASGQAGHGGVEYSAHNHVAEPEELPLSLIRSAVRGRQPLVLDDAGSHPRFADDPYLRRHPCGSRLCVPLLQQNESIGALYLENPLTYGVFSPARVDVLELLAAQAAISISTARLYRDLLEENRRRRDSEATLRTSRALLALGETGGRHGSFIWKPALDRSFWSPELFAQLGLVPAPSAPGQARRLELAAHVHPDDRARFDRTLQQASAAHEPFRLDFRVVSQGGEICHLQALGEPDGEQLYLGVVFDVSERRRTEAALRSARAELGRTSQATVLGELAASIAHEVNQPLTAILSNAGAALRWLRRDTAVLDEAVASLESIVLDGQRTAAIVGALRALARQAPPERQALDLGGLIRHVLSLTANELQDRYTTVALDLADLPPVQADAVQLQQVILNLVNNAADAVQGLPPLARRLRVQTRAIPGGVLVLVEDNGCGLDASLGGDIFKAFFTTKANGTGMGLAICSSIVTAHGGVLLALSGRQGETVFAFTLAGGQGWPG from the coding sequence ATGACCACCAGGCCCCCCCACAACCCGCTGAGCCCCCAGGCGCATGCGCGGGCGCAGGTCGAAGGCTTCGATGAACACTGGCTGCGGCATCTGCATTGGACGCTGCTCGACGAAGACGGCGGCCTGGTGCGCTGGCGCGTGCGTTCGCCGATCGCCACCCGCGACTGGTTGATCCTGCGCCCGCGTTCGGACGCCAGCGACGCCGACTTTCGCCGCATGGAGCGCGAGTGGAACCTGGCCGGTGAGCTGCACGCCGCCTGGGCGCTGGTGCCGGTGGCCCAGCTGCACACCCCGGAAGGTCCGATCACGGTGTTCGACGACCACGGTGGCCAGCCGCTCACGGCCTTGGCCGACGGCAAGATTTCGGTGGAGCGCTTCCTGCGCCTGGCCACTTCGGCGGCGGCGGCCTTGGCCGGTGCGCACCGCCACGGCCTGGTGCACTGCGACATCAAGCCGGCCAACCTGATGCTGGGCCGCGACGATCAGGTGCGCCTCAGCGGTTTCGCCCTGGCTCGGCGCCTCGGCGAGCACCCGGCCAGTGCCGGCGGCATCTACGGCAGCCTGCCCTACATGTCGCCCGAGCAGGGCGGCCGGCTGGCGCAGGTGGCAGACCAGCGCAGCGACTTGTACTCCCTGGGCGTGAGCTTCTACGAACTCTTGACCGGCCACCTGCCGTTCGACGCCCACGACCCCGTGGCCTGGCTGCATCAGCACGTGGCCGTGCCGGCGCCAGCCCTGTCGCTGTGGCGTGACGACCTGCCGCCGGCCTTGCAGCCGCTGCTCGAAGACCTGCTGGCCAAGACCCCGGACGCCCGCACGGCCAACGCCGATGCCCTGGAGCTGCGCCTGCGCGAAGCCTTGAGCGAGTGGAACGAATTCGGCCACCTCAGCGCCCAGCGCCTGGCGGCGACGCCGGCGCGGACCCAGCACGAACTGCCCTTGCCCAGCCGCACCGCGCTGCTCAACCAGTTGATCGACGCCAGCCAGCGCCTGCAACGCCGGCAACCGGGTGGCGTGATACTGCTCGGCGCGGCGGCTGGCATGGGCAAGACCACGCTGGCCAGGCAACTGCGCCGGCACCTGGGCAGCAGCCCGGTGCTGTTCGCCGGTGCGCGCTTCGAGGCCGGCCAACAGCATCGCCCATACGCGGCCATCGCCGGCATGCTCGGGGCGCTGCTCGCGCGCCTGGCCGGGCTTGGCGCCAAGGCGCTGGCCGACTGGCGCGAACGGCTGTTGGCCGCCACCGCGCCCCACGGCCAGCTGCTGGCGCGGCTGGTGCCCGAACTGGAACAGGTCACCGGGCCGCTGCCGCCCAGCAACGAGCCGGCCGAAGGCGATGCGCGCGGCCGTCTGCGCCACTTGCTGTTGCGCACCTGGCGCGCCTTGACCGGCCCGCAGCATCCCTTGATCGTGCTGCTCGACGACCTGCACTGGCTGGACGACGCCAGCCTGGCGCTGCTCTGCGAGTTGCGCCGTGAAGACTTCGACCACCTGTTGCTGCTCGGTGCCTGCCGCGATGACCAGGCCCATCGCAACCCGCTGCTCGAGCAGTGGATCGCCCACTGCCACAGCCTGCAGATCCCCTTGACCCTGTTGCCCCTGCCGGACCTGACCCTGGCCGACACCCGGGCGCTGGTGCACGCCTGCCCGGGCGTGGCGGAGGCGCAGGTGGACCAGCTCGCCGAGTGCCTGCACCCGCGCACCGCCGGCAATCCCTTGTTCATCAGCCAGCTGTTGCAGGCGATGCAGGAGTTGCCCCATGCCGGCGAGGGGCAGGCCGATGCCGCGCTGTCGGACATCTTCGCCCTGATGGGCACGCGCCTGGCCCGGCTGCCCGAACGTACCGCGCAGCTGCTCTACCGCATGGCGCTGTTCGGCCAGCACGCGCCGCGCGCCGAGCTGGCGCTGGCCGGGCAGCTGTCGGTCAACCAGCTGCCGCCGGTGCTGGCGCCGGCGATCCACGCGGGGTTGATCCGTGAGGACCACAGCGGCTTGAGCTTCTGCCACGACAGCGTGCGCGACGCCGCGCGCGCCCTGCAGCCGGCCGAACGGCACGGTGCCGAGCACGCTGCCATTGCCTGGCGCCTGGTCGGCAGCCTCGGCCCGGCGCCGAGCTCGGACAGCCTGTTTCGCCTGGCCGCGCAGGTGCTGCAGGCAACCGTGAGCGGGTTGCCGGCGCTGTGGCGGCGGCGCTTTATCGAGGTGCTGGCGCAGGCCGCGCTGCGCGCCAAGGAGGCCGCCGCCGCACCCTTTGCCCTGCAGTACCTGGCCCAGGCGCAGCACCTGCTGAGCCTCGACGGCCGCCAGCGCGACCGCGACAGCCAGTATCAGCTGGGCTACCTGCAGGCGCAGTGCCTGATCCTCAACGGCGACTACGGCCAGGCCGACGCGCAGATCGTCGAGCTGCTCGAGCTGGCCCGCAGCGCGGTGGCCGTTACGCCGTTGTACCTGCTCAAGAGTGAGGTCATGGCGCTGGCAGGGGACTATCCGGCGGCGGTGCAGGCGGCGGTGGACGGCCTGGCGGTGGTCGGCCTGCGCATCGCCAGCGACCCGGACGACGCCCAGGTGCAGGCCGCGGCGCAGGCGCTCGACGAGCACCTGGCCGGGCGCAGCATCGCCAGCCTGATCGACCTGCCCGAGCTGGACAACGCTACGGTCGCCCGGCAGATCGAGCTGCTCGCGCGGGCGGTGATTCCTGGCTCGTTCATTCGCGCCAACCTGATGTTCGTGCTGCTGTGCCACGCCGTGCGCCTGACCCTGCAACACGGCATCAGCCCAGCCGGAGCGCAGGCGTGCGCCTGGTTCGGGGTGGCTTCGGCGCACCGCAACGACGCCCATGCCCGCGGGTTGCAGTGGGCGCACCTGGCGCTGCAGCTGGTCGAGCGCCACGCCTATCACCCGCACAAGGCCCCGGCGCTGCTGGTACTCGGCCAGCTGAGCGTGTGGCAGCAGCCGTTGTCCCAGGCCCTGGGCTATGCCGAGCAGGCCCTGCGCGAGAGCCTGGCCAGCGACATGCCGAGCATGGCCTGCTACGCCAACAACCACATCGTCTCCGACCTGCTGGTGATGGGCGCGCCGATCGAGCGCATCCTGCGCCAGATCGACACCGGCCTGGGCATGGCGCGCAACCTGGAATTCGCCGACTCGCAGAACATCCTGTTCATTCAGGCGCTGTACATCCGCCGCCTGGCGGGCACCCCGCAGGGCGCCGTGAGCATCCCCAGCCGTGCCGAGCTGGGCCGCCGCCTGGCGCACACCCGTCATGGTCGCGCGCTGTTCTGGTGGAGCCTGTTCGAGGGTCTGTTCTTCTACCTGGAGGGCAACTTCGCCGAGGCCGGCGCGCACCTGGACCGCGCCTGGGCGCAGAGCTGGGTGACCCCGGCGCACATTCACCTGATCGACCTGGCGCTGTTCTCGGTGCTCAACGCTGCCGCCAGTCTCGGCCAGGCCGCCGGGGCCGACGTGCAGGCCCGCGCGACCCTGCAGCGCGGCATGCAGCGCCTGCGCTATTTCGCCGACCTCAACCCCAGGGCCTTCGCCGACCGCCATGACCTGGCCCTGGCCGAAGTGCTGCGCGCCGACGGCCAATTGCTCGAAGCTTTGCAGCAGTACGACCGCGCCATCGCCCGGGCGATTGCCTGCGGCGCGGTGCACATCCAGGGCCTGGCCTACGAACTGGCCAGCCGCTGTCATCTGCAGTTGGGGCTGCAGGTGTCGGCCCGCGCACACCAGCGCCAGGCCCGTGACGCTTGGCGGCGCTGGGGTGCGCTGGCCCTGGCCGAGCAGATGGAGGCGGCCCATCCGCACTTGCAGACGGCACCCAGCGCCACCCGGGCCTCGGTGGAACTGCCCGGCGGCCAGCAGCAACTGGACCTGTTGTCGATCACCAAGGCCTGCCAGGCGCTGTCGCGGGAGATCGAGCTGGACCGCCTGATCGAGACCTTGCTGAGCAACACCTTGGTGCACGCCGGGGCCAGCCATGCCGTGCTGCTGTTGCTCGACGAGGGCGGCTTGCGGGTGCGCGCCAGCGGCCAGGCCGGGCATGGCGGCGTGGAGTACAGCGCGCACAACCATGTGGCCGAACCCGAGGAGCTGCCCCTGAGCCTGATCCGCAGTGCCGTGCGCGGCCGCCAGCCGCTGGTGCTCGACGACGCCGGCAGCCACCCGCGCTTCGCCGACGACCCCTACCTGCGCCGCCACCCCTGTGGCTCACGCCTGTGCGTGCCCTTGCTGCAGCAGAACGAAAGCATCGGCGCGCTGTACCTGGAGAACCCACTGACCTACGGGGTGTTCAGCCCGGCGCGGGTCGATGTGCTGGAGCTGCTGGCCGCCCAGGCGGCGATTTCCATCAGCACCGCGCGCCTGTATCGTGACCTGCTCGAAGAGAACCGCAGGCGCCGGGACAGCGAGGCCACCCTGCGCACCTCGCGGGCGCTGCTGGCCCTTGGCGAGACCGGAGGGCGGCACGGTTCGTTCATCTGGAAGCCGGCGCTGGACCGCTCGTTCTGGTCGCCCGAACTGTTCGCCCAGCTGGGCCTGGTGCCGGCGCCGAGCGCCCCCGGGCAGGCGCGCCGGCTGGAGCTGGCGGCCCACGTGCACCCCGACGACCGCGCGCGCTTCGACCGCACCTTGCAGCAGGCCAGCGCCGCGCACGAGCCCTTTCGCCTGGACTTTCGCGTGGTCAGCCAGGGCGGCGAGATCTGCCACCTGCAGGCCTTGGGCGAACCCGATGGCGAGCAGCTGTACCTGGGCGTGGTCTTCGATGTCAGCGAGCGGCGCCGCACCGAGGCCGCGTTGCGCAGTGCCCGCGCCGAGCTGGGGCGCACCAGCCAGGCCACGGTGCTGGGCGAGCTGGCGGCGTCGATCGCCCATGAGGTCAACCAGCCGCTGACCGCGATCCTCAGCAATGCCGGCGCCGCGTTGCGCTGGTTGCGCCGCGACACCGCCGTGCTCGACGAGGCGGTGGCGAGCCTGGAAAGCATCGTGCTGGACGGCCAGCGCACTGCCGCCATCGTCGGCGCCCTGCGCGCCCTGGCCCGCCAGGCGCCACCCGAGCGCCAGGCGCTGGACCTGGGCGGGCTGATCCGGCATGTCCTGAGCCTGACCGCCAACGAGCTGCAGGACCGCTACACCACGGTGGCCCTGGACCTGGCCGACCTGCCGCCGGTGCAGGCCGATGCCGTGCAACTGCAGCAGGTGATTCTCAACCTGGTCAATAACGCCGCCGACGCCGTGCAAGGCCTGCCGCCCCTGGCGCGGCGCCTGCGGGTGCAGACCCGGGCGATTCCCGGCGGTGTCCTGGTGCTGGTGGAAGACAACGGCTGCGGCCTGGACGCAAGCCTCGGTGGCGACATCTTCAAGGCTTTCTTCACCACCAAGGCCAACGGCACCGGCATGGGCCTGGCCATCTGCTCGTCGATCGTCACGGCCCATGGCGGGGTGCTCTTGGCGCTGAGCGGGCGGCAGGGCGAGACGGTGTTTGCGTTTACCTTGGCGGGTGGGCAGGGCTGGCCCGGGTAG
- a CDS encoding ester cyclase — translation MSQANKAVVIAFNQQVIEQCSRTAFESLVAENFVNHSAPPGQPNGREGLWNTFSRVLHPGLTGLKVQVLDQIAEHDKVTSRKRITGRHSGTLLGVAATGREVVIEVIDIVRIEHGQYVEHWGINSLPSVLAALQGA, via the coding sequence ATGTCGCAAGCCAACAAAGCCGTCGTCATTGCCTTCAATCAGCAGGTCATCGAACAGTGCAGCCGCACGGCGTTCGAGTCGCTGGTCGCCGAAAACTTCGTCAACCACTCGGCGCCGCCAGGCCAGCCCAATGGCCGTGAAGGCTTGTGGAACACCTTCAGCCGGGTGCTGCACCCTGGCCTCACCGGGCTCAAGGTCCAAGTGCTCGACCAGATCGCCGAACACGACAAGGTCACCAGCCGCAAACGCATCACTGGCCGCCACAGCGGTACGCTGCTGGGCGTGGCCGCGACCGGGCGCGAAGTGGTCATCGAGGTCATCGACATTGTGCGCATCGAGCACGGCCAGTACGTCGAGCACTGGGGCATCAACTCGTTGCCCAGTGTGCTGGCGGCCTTGCAGGGTGCCTGA